The window CGCAGTATTATTTCTTTGAACTCATCGGAAGAGGGTGGAGTTATTGTTTTAAGAACAACTACATCTCCCTCAACCAAAACAACAAATCTTGTCCCAGCCTTCAGATGGAGAGCTTTTCTGATTTCCTCTGGGATAACAATTTGTCCTTTGGATGACATTTTTGTTGTAGCTACTGTATTCATTTCTTCATTCCAATCATGCATATGCCTAACGTCTTACTGGTAAGATTATGCAAGTTCAGGCCTGGCATGTCAATCTTTCCTAGAGCGAACATCCTGAATAACCTGCACAAGTATCACCTAAGCCCACGCCCAAGAAGCTGTGGCAGGTTCATTCGGTGGTTAGGCACAAGTTTCAATTTTGGTGTCAGTATCACTGTTTCAATAATTACTTCTCCATACGCTCTCTATTTATCATTACGTATACACTTATCCCGATCATGAAAAAGCCACAAAGCCATGCAAAGAGATCGCCGATATAAGAATACAAGGTTGATTGACCTTTCGTTGGCACATCAGAATAGAGAATGGCTTGGTCAGATGTGTAATAATCAAGCGACGAAAGAAGCTGTCCTCTATTATTAAAAGAGGCTGACAATCCCCAAGAGGCTGCGCGCACTAGATGAAAGCCCTGTTCGATTGCCCTAAAAGACGCAACATAT is drawn from Candidatus Aegiribacteria sp. and contains these coding sequences:
- a CDS encoding AbrB/MazE/SpoVT family DNA-binding domain-containing protein, with the protein product MNTVATTKMSSKGQIVIPEEIRKALHLKAGTRFVVLVEGDVVVLKTITPPSSDEFKEIILRARQTAYESEMKPEDILEAIKETRSEKCKSVQQPN